The following are from one region of the Methanospirillum hungatei genome:
- a CDS encoding molybdopterin molybdotransferase MoeA, with product MIEDLVSSINQVIKIPRITSLNELLPFNEAKNILLQSFSKPMTLKKIPTIHASGHTLSQPVYSNRTNPPVLLSGPDGIAVKSIETLLASQKNPVLVHAVRVNTGMPMPEGYDAVIMIEEVTEIEESCFRIHTPVTPYQNTISQGIDIQKGDIVLDAGHAINSFDIGALLSYGILEVPVLHIQVGLIATGDEIIPLQKIPLPGQIVDSNSHMIASYLEEIGITPVFGQVVPDDPTSITEEIEKIIDKCDLVLIFGGSSAGSKDFTVDAIADGGELMFHGVGMAPGKPVSLSSMHGKPVIGMPGPSIGSLIVLYEMIYPLLTNWGLSIPPSVYVKGKLMETVLPFPGFDLFLMMKVTMNDGVNEITPVPRVFGHMMGVRANAILHVNEGSESLEKGSFVSVKMTRIR from the coding sequence ATGATCGAAGATCTTGTTTCATCTATTAACCAGGTGATCAAAATACCACGGATAACTTCCTTAAATGAATTACTTCCTTTCAATGAAGCGAAAAATATCTTATTACAGTCATTTTCAAAACCTATGACCTTGAAAAAAATTCCAACTATTCACGCATCTGGTCATACACTATCACAACCGGTCTATTCGAATCGTACAAATCCACCGGTATTACTGAGTGGACCGGATGGAATAGCAGTAAAGAGTATTGAAACGTTATTGGCGAGCCAGAAAAATCCTGTGTTAGTTCATGCTGTAAGAGTGAATACCGGGATGCCTATGCCGGAGGGATATGATGCTGTTATCATGATTGAAGAAGTCACGGAAATCGAGGAATCATGTTTCAGGATACACACTCCAGTTACTCCATATCAGAATACCATTTCTCAAGGGATTGATATTCAAAAAGGCGATATTGTTCTTGATGCTGGACATGCCATCAATTCTTTTGATATCGGCGCATTACTGAGCTATGGAATCCTGGAAGTTCCGGTGTTGCATATACAGGTAGGGTTGATTGCAACCGGCGATGAAATTATTCCTTTACAGAAAATACCACTTCCCGGACAGATTGTAGATTCAAATTCCCACATGATAGCATCTTATCTTGAAGAAATTGGAATCACTCCCGTTTTTGGCCAGGTCGTTCCAGATGATCCCACATCAATTACTGAAGAAATCGAAAAAATTATTGATAAATGTGATCTGGTTCTGATCTTTGGAGGATCTTCAGCTGGATCAAAAGATTTCACGGTAGATGCCATTGCTGATGGAGGAGAACTCATGTTTCATGGAGTTGGTATGGCTCCGGGAAAACCTGTATCACTTAGCTCAATGCATGGAAAACCAGTAATTGGAATGCCAGGCCCTTCTATAGGTTCTCTGATTGTTCTCTATGAGATGATTTATCCTCTTTTAACGAACTGGGGATTGTCAATTCCCCCAAGTGTCTATGTAAAAGGAAAACTTATGGAGACTGTTCTTCCTTTTCCTGGATTTGATCTCTTTCTCATGATGAAAGTCACAATGAATGATGGAGTAAATGAGATAACTCCTGTTCCAAGAGTGTTTGGTCATATGATGGGAGTCAGGGCTAATGCAATTCTTCATGTTAATGAAGGTTCAGAATCTTTAGAAAAAGGGAGCTTTGTATCTGTAAAAATGACCAGAATCAGGTAA
- a CDS encoding ABC transporter substrate-binding protein has translation MKNNVFLAFVVLIITIACIFPMSADTQASERTISDALGRELTIPAEITGVVSTAPPTTMTLYLIAPDLMLGWNSELTPLQKKYIPKQYQSIPVVGGWFGKTDGNFETFIKLNPDIILEGRTITGDPVDVNAVEDRQSQFGDIPLITVQDTANISGYAKSISFIGDVLNKKEKSDALAAYYQTALKTVKDIVSTIPEGEKIKVYYAEGPDGLATDPSGSQHAMLIDYCGGKNVAETTITPGYGMTPVSLEQVLSWNPEVIIASDSKFASSVLTDSLWKDVPAVQSGRVYGVPVSPFSWFDRPPGTNQIPGLYWMLHTLYPEKFSTEQLKEKITEFYSSFYGVEVSAPELDGLLSDVPVYE, from the coding sequence ATGAAAAATAATGTATTTCTAGCATTTGTTGTGCTGATTATCACCATTGCCTGCATTTTTCCCATGTCTGCAGATACTCAGGCATCTGAACGGACGATTTCTGATGCTCTTGGCAGAGAACTTACTATCCCTGCAGAGATCACCGGAGTTGTAAGTACTGCCCCGCCAACAACGATGACCCTGTACCTGATTGCACCGGATCTCATGCTTGGATGGAACTCTGAACTCACCCCCCTCCAGAAAAAGTATATTCCTAAGCAGTATCAGAGCATCCCCGTCGTCGGAGGATGGTTTGGAAAAACTGATGGTAATTTTGAGACATTCATCAAACTCAATCCAGACATCATCCTTGAAGGCAGAACCATCACCGGAGACCCGGTAGATGTCAATGCTGTTGAGGATAGACAGTCACAATTCGGGGATATCCCACTCATAACAGTTCAGGATACTGCAAATATATCTGGGTATGCAAAATCGATCTCCTTTATTGGTGATGTCCTGAATAAGAAAGAAAAATCAGATGCTCTGGCTGCATATTATCAGACTGCGTTAAAAACAGTCAAAGATATAGTCTCGACTATTCCTGAAGGAGAGAAGATCAAGGTCTATTATGCAGAAGGGCCGGATGGTCTTGCAACCGATCCAAGCGGATCCCAGCATGCAATGCTCATTGACTATTGTGGTGGTAAAAATGTTGCCGAGACGACGATAACACCAGGATATGGTATGACTCCTGTCTCACTTGAACAGGTGTTAAGCTGGAATCCGGAGGTTATCATCGCCAGTGATTCAAAATTCGCCTCATCAGTTCTCACCGATTCGCTCTGGAAAGATGTCCCTGCAGTTCAGTCAGGCAGAGTATACGGAGTCCCCGTTTCACCATTCTCCTGGTTTGACCGCCCACCAGGAACGAACCAGATTCCTGGGCTGTACTGGATGCTCCACACCCTGTACCCGGAGAAATTTTCTACCGAACAGCTGAAAGAGAAGATTACTGAATTTTATTCATCATTCTATGGAGTAGAGGTATCTGCACCAGAGCTGGATGGTCTGCTCAGTGATGTTCCGGTTTACGAATGA